The uncultured Cohaesibacter sp. genome window below encodes:
- a CDS encoding DMT family transporter produces the protein MKAYLALAAAMILTGINVAIGKVIVADIPPTSFSMLRFVLASLCLVPLAMFEPGGLASLARLCWRQWVEIMLLALFGVVGFTTFMLVGLQYTSAINAGIIASSLPAIIALLSLLVLKESISRRKVLSIGLAVLGIACINLARPDDGSGSSDWLVTLLGNSFVLMAAFSEAVFAILTRRYSSIIPPWTLTMIVHLVAIPITLPILLWLDGGWQLPLGGPLSFWLLAVYYIFASSILSFFLWCIGIKSVTASSSAIFTALVPTTTMFVAVLALGESMVTLQVMGLVAVFASLGLGLIVRPQGH, from the coding sequence ATGAAAGCCTATCTTGCGCTCGCTGCAGCCATGATTCTCACCGGCATCAACGTCGCCATCGGCAAGGTCATTGTGGCCGACATCCCTCCGACCTCCTTTTCGATGCTGCGCTTCGTTCTGGCCAGCCTGTGCCTGGTTCCGCTGGCCATGTTCGAGCCGGGCGGGTTGGCGAGTCTTGCGCGGCTGTGCTGGCGTCAATGGGTCGAAATCATGCTGCTGGCGCTGTTTGGCGTCGTTGGCTTCACCACATTCATGCTGGTCGGTCTGCAATACACGTCGGCCATCAATGCGGGCATCATCGCTTCTTCATTGCCGGCGATCATCGCCCTGCTCAGCCTGCTGGTCCTCAAGGAATCGATTTCACGGCGCAAGGTCCTGTCGATCGGACTGGCTGTGCTCGGCATCGCCTGCATCAATCTGGCAAGGCCCGATGATGGCAGCGGATCGTCAGACTGGCTCGTCACCCTTCTGGGCAACAGCTTCGTGTTGATGGCGGCGTTTTCCGAAGCTGTCTTTGCCATTCTCACGCGCCGCTATTCGAGCATCATCCCGCCATGGACGCTGACCATGATCGTTCATCTGGTGGCGATTCCGATCACCCTGCCCATTCTTCTGTGGCTGGACGGCGGCTGGCAGCTTCCGCTCGGCGGGCCCCTCTCCTTCTGGCTGCTGGCGGTCTACTACATTTTCGCGTCCAGCATCCTGTCCTTCTTCCTGTGGTGCATCGGCATCAAGTCGGTCACCGCCTCCTCCAGCGCGATATTCACCGCCCTCGTCCCCACCACCACCATGTTCGTTGCCGTCTTGGCATTGGGCGAAAGCATGGTTACTCTGCAGGTCATGGGGCTTGTGGCCGTCTTTGCTTCACTGGGCCTCGGCCTGATCGTGCGACCGCAAGGACACTGA
- a CDS encoding Lrp/AsnC family transcriptional regulator, producing the protein MEKMTLDSGDLRILKVLQDDASLSIAEIAKQSGMSQTPCWRRIKKLKETGVLKQITAIVDREAVGLGFVSYAFVKLTVPSRKNMEEFDRLTQLWPEVVICERITGAVDYMVKVVTEDIKSYDNFLRNKLLNSELVSDVQSRIVVSTVKDTASLPLEE; encoded by the coding sequence ATGGAAAAAATGACACTCGATTCCGGGGACCTCCGGATCCTGAAGGTATTGCAGGACGATGCATCGCTTTCCATCGCGGAAATCGCCAAGCAATCCGGCATGTCCCAGACCCCGTGCTGGCGCAGGATCAAGAAGCTGAAAGAAACCGGCGTTCTCAAGCAGATTACCGCGATTGTCGACCGCGAAGCGGTTGGTCTGGGCTTCGTTTCCTATGCCTTCGTCAAGTTGACGGTTCCCAGCCGCAAGAACATGGAAGAATTCGACCGCCTGACCCAGCTGTGGCCCGAAGTCGTCATTTGCGAACGCATCACCGGGGCGGTTGACTATATGGTCAAGGTCGTCACCGAAGATATCAAGTCTTATGACAACTTCCTGCGCAACAAGCTCTTGAACTCCGAGCTGGTGTCCGATGTGCAATCTCGCATCGTGGTCTCCACTGTCAAGGACACCGCCTCACTGCCTCTGGAGGAATAG
- a CDS encoding P1 family peptidase produces MKNLITDIDGLLVGNATDETLKSGTTTLVCREAMVASYAVLGGAPGTRDTDLLNPDQTVERIDAITLSGGSAFGLDAAGGAQGWLKQQGRGFAVGPVHVPIVPAAILFDLANGGDKDWGDRSPYWDLGWQSAQQASTHFELGSHGAGAGALIAGLKGGLGSASTRTASGITIGALVAVNALGQATMGESAHFWAAPFEQDGEFGDLGLPGSMPAHVDRPFTKLDTTQEASPVNSNTTIGIIATDARLTKAAARRLAIMAHDGFARALWPSHTPMDGDLIFALSTGARDLPDDGAAFIELGALAAATMARAIARGIYCATPRANDRFPTWQQKFAAKNRT; encoded by the coding sequence ATGAAGAATCTCATCACCGACATCGACGGACTACTGGTAGGCAACGCAACTGACGAGACATTGAAGTCGGGCACCACGACACTGGTCTGTCGGGAGGCCATGGTCGCCTCCTATGCTGTTCTTGGCGGTGCTCCGGGAACGCGGGACACCGATCTTCTCAATCCTGATCAGACCGTCGAGCGCATCGATGCAATTACCCTTTCTGGCGGCTCGGCCTTTGGACTTGATGCCGCAGGTGGCGCCCAGGGCTGGCTCAAGCAGCAGGGCCGTGGCTTCGCCGTCGGGCCAGTCCATGTACCGATTGTTCCGGCGGCGATTCTGTTTGATCTGGCCAATGGCGGCGACAAGGACTGGGGCGACAGATCGCCCTACTGGGATCTTGGCTGGCAGTCGGCCCAACAGGCGTCTACACACTTCGAGCTTGGCAGTCACGGCGCCGGAGCAGGTGCCCTGATCGCCGGACTGAAAGGAGGGCTGGGCTCGGCCTCAACCCGTACGGCGTCCGGCATCACCATCGGTGCCCTCGTGGCCGTCAATGCGCTTGGTCAGGCGACCATGGGCGAAAGCGCCCATTTCTGGGCAGCACCCTTTGAACAGGATGGAGAATTCGGAGACCTCGGCCTGCCCGGCTCTATGCCCGCCCACGTTGACCGGCCCTTTACCAAGCTTGACACCACGCAAGAGGCAAGCCCTGTCAATAGCAACACCACCATCGGCATCATCGCAACGGATGCCCGCCTCACCAAGGCTGCAGCCAGACGACTGGCCATCATGGCCCATGACGGCTTTGCCCGTGCGCTCTGGCCCTCGCACACCCCGATGGATGGCGATCTGATCTTTGCCCTGTCAACCGGAGCACGGGATCTGCCCGACGATGGTGCCGCCTTCATTGAACTGGGGGCGCTCGCCGCGGCCACCATGGCCCGAGCCATTGCTCGGGGGATCTATTGCGCCACACCAAGGGCCAATGACCGCTTCCCGACATGGCAGCAGAAATTCGCCGCGAAAAACCGCACCTGA
- a CDS encoding branched-chain amino acid ABC transporter substrate-binding protein, which translates to MKKLLLAGVALAGSIAMTSGAFAEIVIATAGPMTGQYASFGQQMKIGAEQAVADINAAGGVNGEMLKLEIGDDACDPKQAVAVANQMVGKGVTFMAGHFCSGSSIPASAVYAEEGIVQISPASTNPKFTDERPGPGIYRVCGRDDQQGSVAGQLLWDEYKDKNVAIIQDKTAYGKGLADETKAAFEALGGKVAMYEAYTAGEKDYTALVSKLKQAQIDALYVGGYHTEAGLIVRQMREQGMDTVLISGDALVTDEYWSITGDAGEGTLMTFSPDPSLNPEAAPVVEEFKAKGLTTEGYVLYTYAAIQAYVDAVKAAGSTDYDAVTEALNSGEFPTVLGNLSFDDKGDVTLPGYVWYKWSKGKYAYK; encoded by the coding sequence ATGAAAAAACTACTTTTGGCAGGCGTCGCACTCGCAGGTTCCATCGCTATGACCAGTGGTGCATTCGCTGAAATCGTTATTGCGACCGCAGGTCCGATGACCGGCCAGTATGCTTCTTTCGGCCAGCAGATGAAAATCGGTGCCGAGCAGGCTGTTGCCGACATCAACGCAGCAGGCGGCGTCAATGGCGAAATGCTGAAACTGGAAATCGGCGATGACGCATGCGACCCGAAACAGGCCGTGGCTGTTGCCAACCAGATGGTCGGCAAGGGCGTGACCTTCATGGCCGGTCACTTCTGCTCCGGCTCTTCCATTCCGGCATCCGCCGTTTATGCTGAAGAAGGTATTGTCCAGATTTCTCCGGCTTCCACCAACCCGAAATTCACCGACGAGCGTCCTGGCCCGGGCATCTACCGCGTTTGCGGTCGTGATGACCAGCAGGGTTCTGTAGCTGGCCAGCTGCTCTGGGACGAATACAAGGACAAGAACGTTGCCATCATCCAGGACAAGACCGCTTACGGCAAGGGTCTGGCTGACGAAACCAAGGCAGCCTTCGAAGCTCTTGGTGGCAAGGTTGCCATGTATGAAGCCTACACCGCTGGTGAAAAAGACTACACCGCTCTGGTTTCCAAGCTGAAGCAGGCCCAGATCGACGCTCTGTATGTTGGTGGCTACCACACCGAAGCAGGCCTGATCGTTCGTCAGATGCGTGAACAGGGCATGGACACCGTCCTGATCTCTGGTGACGCTCTGGTTACCGACGAATACTGGTCCATCACCGGCGACGCTGGCGAAGGCACCCTGATGACCTTCTCTCCTGATCCGTCCCTGAACCCTGAAGCAGCTCCGGTTGTTGAAGAATTCAAGGCAAAAGGTCTGACCACCGAAGGGTACGTTCTCTACACCTATGCTGCCATCCAGGCTTATGTTGACGCTGTCAAGGCTGCCGGTTCCACCGACTATGACGCTGTTACCGAAGCACTGAACTCCGGCGAATTCCCGACCGTTCTGGGCAACCTGTCCTTCGACGACAAGGGTGACGTCACCCTGCCAGGCTATGTCTGGTACAAGTGGAGCAAAGGCAAATATGCCTACAAATAA
- the rpe gene encoding ribulose-phosphate 3-epimerase, producing MVRPIKIAPSILASDFARFGEEVRAIDEAGCDWIHVDVMDGHFVPNITFGPQVVRAIRPHTDKTIDTHLMIAPADPYLQEFSDAGSDMITVHAEAGPHLDRSLQAIKAMGKMAGVSLNPGTHESAIEYVLDKVDMVLIMSVNPGFGGQSFIPTTLDKIRKVRALIGDRDIDIQIDGGVTTETAPLIAAAGANVLVAGSAVFKGNSVESYRENIARIREAAEKAQA from the coding sequence ATGGTGCGACCGATCAAAATCGCCCCGTCCATTCTCGCCTCCGATTTTGCACGGTTTGGCGAAGAAGTTCGGGCAATCGACGAAGCTGGGTGTGACTGGATCCATGTCGACGTCATGGACGGCCATTTTGTTCCCAACATCACCTTTGGCCCCCAGGTCGTTCGAGCCATCCGGCCCCACACCGACAAGACCATCGACACCCACCTGATGATCGCGCCCGCCGATCCCTATCTTCAGGAATTCTCCGATGCCGGATCCGACATGATCACGGTGCACGCGGAAGCCGGCCCGCATCTCGACCGCTCCCTGCAGGCCATCAAGGCCATGGGCAAGATGGCCGGCGTCTCGCTCAACCCGGGCACCCATGAGAGCGCCATTGAATATGTGCTCGACAAGGTGGACATGGTGCTCATCATGAGCGTCAACCCCGGCTTTGGCGGCCAGTCCTTCATTCCCACCACCCTCGACAAGATCCGCAAGGTCCGGGCGCTGATCGGCGACCGCGACATCGACATCCAGATCGACGGTGGCGTGACCACGGAAACCGCTCCGCTCATCGCCGCCGCCGGCGCCAATGTTCTGGTTGCCGGTTCCGCCGTGTTCAAGGGCAACTCCGTTGAAAGTTACCGCGAGAATATCGCACGCATCCGTGAAGCCGCTGAGAAAGCCCAGGCCTAA